Proteins from one Primulina huaijiensis isolate GDHJ02 chromosome 18, ASM1229523v2, whole genome shotgun sequence genomic window:
- the LOC140964385 gene encoding uncharacterized protein isoform X4 has protein sequence MSQPVPVDIPSDSEEEDRRTRALQINTIDLITPPPFPHSKKKQRTDAFSNPSDSAVLIIDDDLTPDKQKLSSMCPALSSGSFIAETPFSSTASIVKCSMRKCSSAALATEQRVVPDTPMSELQKSEVTTVKCNSGVSGCEPTCSLLLNHGCPEISGLICLESDTESENIGAFGDCKHNENAFTEKLMEKSESDSRFVQCSSSLCASSSIKLQKKLSKDSVDKMQMPEGCSYPRVSEKDISLAYATNADKANNLETMDRLMAEQDNNEGYKKQKTKAMKPNKISKEERYRLMEEKKRQKERERLLKAESKAEATELKKRQKEMQKWEKGKYALKSIVAEIDRKVVELGSIGGQLLTRFSEKGVSYRVTTNPIERSIVWTMVAPEEISAISSERIKVPYVLIIYEAEEFCNEIVNESLLDHIQGVQRLYPHHTICYLTNRLMAYINKREQAQYKNPASSFGWRRPAIEEVLSKLATDFFKVHSRQCVDEAELAEHVVGLTCSLASCQFRKKLTRLSVNANGSIIPNDCIDKSLIKKNLWLKALIAIPKVQPRFAMAIWKKYPTMKSLLRVYMDPTKSVRFADLVL, from the exons ATGTCTCAGCCAGTACCTGTGGACATCCCCTCCGACTCCGAAGAAGAAGATAGGCGAACCCGGGCTCTTCAAATCAACACCATAGACCTCATCACCCCGCCTCCATTCCCTCACTCCAAGAAGAAACAGAGGACAGATGCATTCTCAAACCCTAGCGATTCCGCAGTCCTTATCATCGATGATGATCTAACGCCGGATAAACAAAAGTTGTCTTCGATGTGTCCTGCGTTATCCTCCGGTTCTTTCATCGCCGAGACACCATTCTCCTCTACGGCTTCCATTGTCAAATGTTCTATGAGGAAATGTTCGTCCGCGG CTTTAGCTACAGAGCAACGTGTAGTTCCAGACACTCCAATGTCTGAACTTCAGAAATCAGAAGTTACTACTGTCAAATGCAATTCAGGGGTCTCTGGATGCGAACCAACTTGTTCTTTGCTTTTAAACCATGGGTGTCCTG aaatcAGTGGATTGATATGCTTGGAATCAGATACCGAGTCTGAAAATATTGGTGCATTTGGAGATTGTAAGCATAATGAAAATGCTTTTACAGAGAAGTTGATGGAGAAGTCAGAATCCGATTCCAGATTTGTTCAGTGTTCATCTTCTCTTTGTGCTA GCTCTTCCATAAAATTACAGAAGAAACTTTCAAAGGACAGTGTGGATAAAATGCAGATGCCAGAAGGCTGTTCCTACCCAAGGGTTTCAGAAAAGGACATATCGTTG GCATATGCCACCAATGCTGATAAAGCTAATAATTTAGAGACTATGGATCGACTCATGGCTGAACAAGATAATAATGAAGGTTACAAGAAGCAGAAAACCAAAGCAATGaagccaaataaaatatcaaaagagGAAAGATATCGCCTGATGGAAGAAAAGAAACGACAGAAAGAA CGAGAACGGTTGCTCAAAGCTGAGTCAAAAGCAGAAGCTACTGAGTTGAAGAAACGTCAGAAAGAAATGCAAAAGTGGGAAAAAGGGAAATATGCCCTAAAATCTATTGTGGCTGAAATTGACAGAAAAGTTGTTGAATTGGGGTCCATTGGAG GTCAACTGCTCACAAGATTTTCAGAAAAAGGGGTTTCATACCGTGTAACGACAAATCCAATCGAAAGATCTATTGTATGGACTATGGTTGCTCCGGAAGAAATCTCTGCG atttcatctgaaagaattaaGGTTCCTTATGTGTTAATTATATACGAGGCCGAGGAGTTCTGTAATGAAATTGTGAATGAGTCTCTTTTGGATCATATCCAGGGTGTTCAACGCCTTTATCCTCATCATACTATTTGTTATCTAACAAATAGGCTTATGGCCTACATCAATAAAAG GGAACAAGCACAGTACAAGAATCCTGCCAGCAGCTTTGGTTGGAGGCGCCCTGCGATAGAGGAG GTTTTATCAAAATTAGCCACTGATTTTTTCAAAGTACATTCAAGGCAGTGTGTTGATGAAGCTGAATTGGCTGAACACGTAGTTGGTTTAACATGCAGCCTCGCCTCTTGCCAATTTAG GAAAAAGTTGACTAGGTTATCTGTCAATGCTAATGGATCCATTATTCCTAACGATTGTATTGACAAGAGTTTGATAAAGAAAAACTTGTG GCTGAAGGCGCTGATAGCCATACCCAAGGTACAACCAAGGTTTGCCATGGCTATATGGAAGAAATACCCCACGATGAAATCTCTTTTGAGAGTTTACATGGACCCTACTAAATCT GTTAGATTTGCCGATCTAGTTTTGTAA
- the LOC140964385 gene encoding uncharacterized protein isoform X1: protein MSQPVPVDIPSDSEEEDRRTRALQINTIDLITPPPFPHSKKKQRTDAFSNPSDSAVLIIDDDLTPDKQKLSSMCPALSSGSFIAETPFSSTASIVKCSMRKCSSAALATEQRVVPDTPMSELQKSEVTTVKCNSGVSGCEPTCSLLLNHGCPEISGLICLESDTESENIGAFGDCKHNENAFTEKLMEKSESDSRFVQCSSSLCASSSIKLQKKLSKDSVDKMQMPEGCSYPRVSEKDISLAYATNADKANNLETMDRLMAEQDNNEGYKKQKTKAMKPNKISKEERYRLMEEKKRQKERERLLKAESKAEATELKKRQKEMQKWEKGKYALKSIVAEIDRKVVELGSIGGQLLTRFSEKGVSYRVTTNPIERSIVWTMVAPEEISAISSERIKVPYVLIIYEAEEFCNEIVNESLLDHIQGVQRLYPHHTICYLTNRLMAYINKREQAQYKNPASSFGWRRPAIEEVLSKLATDFFKVHSRQCVDEAELAEHVVGLTCSLASCQFRKKLTRLSVNANGSIIPNDCIDKSLIKKNLWLKALIAIPKVQPRFAMAIWKKYPTMKSLLRVYMDPTKSVYEKEFLLKDLILEGLFGDDRRLGEVCSKRIYRILMAQCGSIKTEDVENGADFFSYSSAT, encoded by the exons ATGTCTCAGCCAGTACCTGTGGACATCCCCTCCGACTCCGAAGAAGAAGATAGGCGAACCCGGGCTCTTCAAATCAACACCATAGACCTCATCACCCCGCCTCCATTCCCTCACTCCAAGAAGAAACAGAGGACAGATGCATTCTCAAACCCTAGCGATTCCGCAGTCCTTATCATCGATGATGATCTAACGCCGGATAAACAAAAGTTGTCTTCGATGTGTCCTGCGTTATCCTCCGGTTCTTTCATCGCCGAGACACCATTCTCCTCTACGGCTTCCATTGTCAAATGTTCTATGAGGAAATGTTCGTCCGCGG CTTTAGCTACAGAGCAACGTGTAGTTCCAGACACTCCAATGTCTGAACTTCAGAAATCAGAAGTTACTACTGTCAAATGCAATTCAGGGGTCTCTGGATGCGAACCAACTTGTTCTTTGCTTTTAAACCATGGGTGTCCTG aaatcAGTGGATTGATATGCTTGGAATCAGATACCGAGTCTGAAAATATTGGTGCATTTGGAGATTGTAAGCATAATGAAAATGCTTTTACAGAGAAGTTGATGGAGAAGTCAGAATCCGATTCCAGATTTGTTCAGTGTTCATCTTCTCTTTGTGCTA GCTCTTCCATAAAATTACAGAAGAAACTTTCAAAGGACAGTGTGGATAAAATGCAGATGCCAGAAGGCTGTTCCTACCCAAGGGTTTCAGAAAAGGACATATCGTTG GCATATGCCACCAATGCTGATAAAGCTAATAATTTAGAGACTATGGATCGACTCATGGCTGAACAAGATAATAATGAAGGTTACAAGAAGCAGAAAACCAAAGCAATGaagccaaataaaatatcaaaagagGAAAGATATCGCCTGATGGAAGAAAAGAAACGACAGAAAGAA CGAGAACGGTTGCTCAAAGCTGAGTCAAAAGCAGAAGCTACTGAGTTGAAGAAACGTCAGAAAGAAATGCAAAAGTGGGAAAAAGGGAAATATGCCCTAAAATCTATTGTGGCTGAAATTGACAGAAAAGTTGTTGAATTGGGGTCCATTGGAG GTCAACTGCTCACAAGATTTTCAGAAAAAGGGGTTTCATACCGTGTAACGACAAATCCAATCGAAAGATCTATTGTATGGACTATGGTTGCTCCGGAAGAAATCTCTGCG atttcatctgaaagaattaaGGTTCCTTATGTGTTAATTATATACGAGGCCGAGGAGTTCTGTAATGAAATTGTGAATGAGTCTCTTTTGGATCATATCCAGGGTGTTCAACGCCTTTATCCTCATCATACTATTTGTTATCTAACAAATAGGCTTATGGCCTACATCAATAAAAG GGAACAAGCACAGTACAAGAATCCTGCCAGCAGCTTTGGTTGGAGGCGCCCTGCGATAGAGGAG GTTTTATCAAAATTAGCCACTGATTTTTTCAAAGTACATTCAAGGCAGTGTGTTGATGAAGCTGAATTGGCTGAACACGTAGTTGGTTTAACATGCAGCCTCGCCTCTTGCCAATTTAG GAAAAAGTTGACTAGGTTATCTGTCAATGCTAATGGATCCATTATTCCTAACGATTGTATTGACAAGAGTTTGATAAAGAAAAACTTGTG GCTGAAGGCGCTGATAGCCATACCCAAGGTACAACCAAGGTTTGCCATGGCTATATGGAAGAAATACCCCACGATGAAATCTCTTTTGAGAGTTTACATGGACCCTACTAAATCT GTGTACGAGAAGGAATTTTTGCTCAAGGACTTGATACTGGAAGGCTTATTTGGTGATGATAGGAGATTGGGTGAAGTTTGTTCCAAGAGAATATACAGAATACTAATGGCTCAATGTGGGAGTATCAAAACAGAAGACGTTGAAAACGGCGCCGATTTCTTTAGCTACTCCTCTGCTACTTGA
- the LOC140964385 gene encoding uncharacterized protein isoform X2: protein MSQPVPVDIPSDSEEEDRRTRALQINTIDLITPPPFPHSKKKQRTDAFSNPSDSAVLIIDDDLTPDKQKLSSMCPALSSGSFIAETPFSSTASIVKCSMRKCSSAATEQRVVPDTPMSELQKSEVTTVKCNSGVSGCEPTCSLLLNHGCPEISGLICLESDTESENIGAFGDCKHNENAFTEKLMEKSESDSRFVQCSSSLCASSSIKLQKKLSKDSVDKMQMPEGCSYPRVSEKDISLAYATNADKANNLETMDRLMAEQDNNEGYKKQKTKAMKPNKISKEERYRLMEEKKRQKERERLLKAESKAEATELKKRQKEMQKWEKGKYALKSIVAEIDRKVVELGSIGGQLLTRFSEKGVSYRVTTNPIERSIVWTMVAPEEISAISSERIKVPYVLIIYEAEEFCNEIVNESLLDHIQGVQRLYPHHTICYLTNRLMAYINKREQAQYKNPASSFGWRRPAIEEVLSKLATDFFKVHSRQCVDEAELAEHVVGLTCSLASCQFRKKLTRLSVNANGSIIPNDCIDKSLIKKNLWLKALIAIPKVQPRFAMAIWKKYPTMKSLLRVYMDPTKSVYEKEFLLKDLILEGLFGDDRRLGEVCSKRIYRILMAQCGSIKTEDVENGADFFSYSSAT from the exons ATGTCTCAGCCAGTACCTGTGGACATCCCCTCCGACTCCGAAGAAGAAGATAGGCGAACCCGGGCTCTTCAAATCAACACCATAGACCTCATCACCCCGCCTCCATTCCCTCACTCCAAGAAGAAACAGAGGACAGATGCATTCTCAAACCCTAGCGATTCCGCAGTCCTTATCATCGATGATGATCTAACGCCGGATAAACAAAAGTTGTCTTCGATGTGTCCTGCGTTATCCTCCGGTTCTTTCATCGCCGAGACACCATTCTCCTCTACGGCTTCCATTGTCAAATGTTCTATGAGGAAATGTTCGTCCGCGG CTACAGAGCAACGTGTAGTTCCAGACACTCCAATGTCTGAACTTCAGAAATCAGAAGTTACTACTGTCAAATGCAATTCAGGGGTCTCTGGATGCGAACCAACTTGTTCTTTGCTTTTAAACCATGGGTGTCCTG aaatcAGTGGATTGATATGCTTGGAATCAGATACCGAGTCTGAAAATATTGGTGCATTTGGAGATTGTAAGCATAATGAAAATGCTTTTACAGAGAAGTTGATGGAGAAGTCAGAATCCGATTCCAGATTTGTTCAGTGTTCATCTTCTCTTTGTGCTA GCTCTTCCATAAAATTACAGAAGAAACTTTCAAAGGACAGTGTGGATAAAATGCAGATGCCAGAAGGCTGTTCCTACCCAAGGGTTTCAGAAAAGGACATATCGTTG GCATATGCCACCAATGCTGATAAAGCTAATAATTTAGAGACTATGGATCGACTCATGGCTGAACAAGATAATAATGAAGGTTACAAGAAGCAGAAAACCAAAGCAATGaagccaaataaaatatcaaaagagGAAAGATATCGCCTGATGGAAGAAAAGAAACGACAGAAAGAA CGAGAACGGTTGCTCAAAGCTGAGTCAAAAGCAGAAGCTACTGAGTTGAAGAAACGTCAGAAAGAAATGCAAAAGTGGGAAAAAGGGAAATATGCCCTAAAATCTATTGTGGCTGAAATTGACAGAAAAGTTGTTGAATTGGGGTCCATTGGAG GTCAACTGCTCACAAGATTTTCAGAAAAAGGGGTTTCATACCGTGTAACGACAAATCCAATCGAAAGATCTATTGTATGGACTATGGTTGCTCCGGAAGAAATCTCTGCG atttcatctgaaagaattaaGGTTCCTTATGTGTTAATTATATACGAGGCCGAGGAGTTCTGTAATGAAATTGTGAATGAGTCTCTTTTGGATCATATCCAGGGTGTTCAACGCCTTTATCCTCATCATACTATTTGTTATCTAACAAATAGGCTTATGGCCTACATCAATAAAAG GGAACAAGCACAGTACAAGAATCCTGCCAGCAGCTTTGGTTGGAGGCGCCCTGCGATAGAGGAG GTTTTATCAAAATTAGCCACTGATTTTTTCAAAGTACATTCAAGGCAGTGTGTTGATGAAGCTGAATTGGCTGAACACGTAGTTGGTTTAACATGCAGCCTCGCCTCTTGCCAATTTAG GAAAAAGTTGACTAGGTTATCTGTCAATGCTAATGGATCCATTATTCCTAACGATTGTATTGACAAGAGTTTGATAAAGAAAAACTTGTG GCTGAAGGCGCTGATAGCCATACCCAAGGTACAACCAAGGTTTGCCATGGCTATATGGAAGAAATACCCCACGATGAAATCTCTTTTGAGAGTTTACATGGACCCTACTAAATCT GTGTACGAGAAGGAATTTTTGCTCAAGGACTTGATACTGGAAGGCTTATTTGGTGATGATAGGAGATTGGGTGAAGTTTGTTCCAAGAGAATATACAGAATACTAATGGCTCAATGTGGGAGTATCAAAACAGAAGACGTTGAAAACGGCGCCGATTTCTTTAGCTACTCCTCTGCTACTTGA
- the LOC140964805 gene encoding protein BONZAI 3-like isoform X2 gives MGNCFSDVKGGQQAIGGTSAGEGHNDAVDFFFKARGQQPLYTPIQLSLSASKLLDCDITSKSDPMAVVYSKKRDGKLEELGRTEVILNNLNPAWVRKINITYQFETVQTLIFHVYDVDTKYHNVPVKELQLKSQDFLGEASCVVSEIVTKRDRSLTLNIKASHGLKNLGTLIVHAEETAVSRNVVEMTFHCKNLENKDLFSKSDPFLRISRFMEMGGSIPICKTEVVNNNLNPVWKSVSLTMQQFMSKENPLLIECFDFNSSGNHVLIGKLQKSISELETLYRSKAGANLISPSSGLGHHEKGKIFIERYVEKQMYSFLDYISSGFELNFMVSVDFTASNGNPQSPDSLHHIHPLGHLNAYQQAILEVGEVIQFYDSDRRFNAWGFGGRLPNGSVSHCFNLNGSLTDFEVEGVEGIMAAYASALRNVVLAGPTLFGQVITKAAEIAAHSVSCRHAKYYVLLIITDGVITDLQETMDCLVRASDLPLSILVVGVGSADFKAMEILDADNGRRLESSTGRIATRDIVQFVPMRQVLHDGGGSVVQALLEELPSQFLSYVRSRDIIPLNADPANEADS, from the exons ATGGGCAATTGCTTCTCTGATGTGAAAGGTGGTCAGCAGGCGATTGGTGGTACCAGCGCCGGTGAGGGGCATAACGACGCGGTGGACTTCTTCTTCAAGGCCAGAGGTCAGCAACCCCTTTACACGCCCATACAG TTATCTCTTTCAGCTTCTAAGCTTCTTGATTGTGATATCACATCAAAG AGCGATCCCATGGCAGTGGTTTACTCCAAGAAAAGGGATGGGAAACTCGAGGAACTTGGTCGAACTGAAGTAATATTAAACAATCTCAATCCTGCTTGGGTTCGGAAGATTAATATTACTTATCAATTTGAGACTGTTCAAACATTGAT CTTTCACGTGTATGATGTTGACACAAAATATCATAATGTCCCTGTCAAG GAGCTGCAGTTAAAAAGTCAGGATTTTCTAGGCGAAGcaagttgtgttgtatcagag ATTGTGACTAAACGGGATCGGAGTTTAACCTTGAATATTAAAGCCAGCCATGGTTTAAAAAACTTGGGGACGCTTATTGTTCATGCAGAGGAGACAGCTGTTTCAAGGAATGTTGTGGAGATGACATTTCATTGCAAGAATCTTGAAAATAAGGACCTATTTTCCAAAAGT GATCCTTTCTTAAGAATCTCTAGGTTCATGGAGATGGGAGGTTCTATTCCAATTTGTAAGACAGAAGTCGTGAACAACAACTTGAATCCTGTTTGGAAATCTGTCTCTCTAACCATGCAACAATTCATGAGCAAG GAGAACCCATTGTTGATCGAGTGCTTTGATTTCAATAGCAGTGGAAATCATGTGCTTATTGG aaaattacaaaaatcgATTTCTGAATTGGAAACCCTGTACCGAAGCAAAGCTGGTGCAAATTTAATCTCTCCATCTTCTGGATTAGGGCACCATGAAAAG GGTAAAATTTTTATCGAAAGATATGTTGAAAAACAAATGTACAGCTTCCTTGACTACATCTCCAGTGGATTTGAACTAAATTTCATGGTTTCTGTTGACTTTACTG CTTCAAATGGAAATCCCCAAAGTCCAGATTCTCTGCATCACATTCATCCTTTAGGCCACCTGAACGCTTACCAACAG GCTATATTGGAGGTTGGGGAGGTCATACAATTCTATGATTCAGATAGACGTTTTAATGCTTGGGGATTTGGTGGAAGACTTCCCAACGGCTCAGTCTCTCATTGTTTCAACTTGAATGGAAGCCTGACAGATTTTGAG GTGGAAGGCGTTGAAGGTATCATGGCTGCTTATGCGAGTGCCTTGCGTAATGTTGTTCTTGCAGGACCAACACTATTCGGCCAAGTGATAACTAAAGCCGCTGAGATAGCAGCTCATTCTGTTTCTTGCCGCCATGCTAAATATTATGTGTTATTGATTATTACG GATGGCGTAATAACTGATCTTCAAGAAACCATGGATTGCCTTGTCAGGGCATCTGACCTCCCACTTTCAATCCTTGTTGTTGGAGTTGGTAGTGCTGATTTCAAAGCAATGGAg ATTCTTGATGCTGACAATGGACGTCGATTAGAGAGTTCAACCGGAAGGATAGCTACACGAGATATAGTTCAGTTTGTTCCAATGCGTCAAGTGCTGCATG ACGGGGGAGGTTCAGTGGTTCAGGCACTTCTCGAGGAGCTACCGTCTCAGTTTCTATCCTATGTACGCAGTAGAGATATCATACCATTGAATGCTGACCCAGCAAATGAAGCTGATTCTTAA
- the LOC140964385 gene encoding crossover junction endonuclease EME1-like isoform X3 produces the protein MSQPVPVDIPSDSEEEDRRTRALQINTIDLITPPPFPHSKKKQRTDAFSNPSDSAVLIIDDDLTPDKQKLSSMCPALSSGSFIAETPFSSTASIVKCSMRKCSSAALATEQRVVPDTPMSELQKSEVTTVKCNSGVSGCEPTCSLLLNHGCPEKLMEKSESDSRFVQCSSSLCASSSIKLQKKLSKDSVDKMQMPEGCSYPRVSEKDISLAYATNADKANNLETMDRLMAEQDNNEGYKKQKTKAMKPNKISKEERYRLMEEKKRQKERERLLKAESKAEATELKKRQKEMQKWEKGKYALKSIVAEIDRKVVELGSIGGQLLTRFSEKGVSYRVTTNPIERSIVWTMVAPEEISAISSERIKVPYVLIIYEAEEFCNEIVNESLLDHIQGVQRLYPHHTICYLTNRLMAYINKREQAQYKNPASSFGWRRPAIEEVLSKLATDFFKVHSRQCVDEAELAEHVVGLTCSLASCQFRKKLTRLSVNANGSIIPNDCIDKSLIKKNLWLKALIAIPKVQPRFAMAIWKKYPTMKSLLRVYMDPTKSVYEKEFLLKDLILEGLFGDDRRLGEVCSKRIYRILMAQCGSIKTEDVENGADFFSYSSAT, from the exons ATGTCTCAGCCAGTACCTGTGGACATCCCCTCCGACTCCGAAGAAGAAGATAGGCGAACCCGGGCTCTTCAAATCAACACCATAGACCTCATCACCCCGCCTCCATTCCCTCACTCCAAGAAGAAACAGAGGACAGATGCATTCTCAAACCCTAGCGATTCCGCAGTCCTTATCATCGATGATGATCTAACGCCGGATAAACAAAAGTTGTCTTCGATGTGTCCTGCGTTATCCTCCGGTTCTTTCATCGCCGAGACACCATTCTCCTCTACGGCTTCCATTGTCAAATGTTCTATGAGGAAATGTTCGTCCGCGG CTTTAGCTACAGAGCAACGTGTAGTTCCAGACACTCCAATGTCTGAACTTCAGAAATCAGAAGTTACTACTGTCAAATGCAATTCAGGGGTCTCTGGATGCGAACCAACTTGTTCTTTGCTTTTAAACCATGGGTGTCCTG AGAAGTTGATGGAGAAGTCAGAATCCGATTCCAGATTTGTTCAGTGTTCATCTTCTCTTTGTGCTA GCTCTTCCATAAAATTACAGAAGAAACTTTCAAAGGACAGTGTGGATAAAATGCAGATGCCAGAAGGCTGTTCCTACCCAAGGGTTTCAGAAAAGGACATATCGTTG GCATATGCCACCAATGCTGATAAAGCTAATAATTTAGAGACTATGGATCGACTCATGGCTGAACAAGATAATAATGAAGGTTACAAGAAGCAGAAAACCAAAGCAATGaagccaaataaaatatcaaaagagGAAAGATATCGCCTGATGGAAGAAAAGAAACGACAGAAAGAA CGAGAACGGTTGCTCAAAGCTGAGTCAAAAGCAGAAGCTACTGAGTTGAAGAAACGTCAGAAAGAAATGCAAAAGTGGGAAAAAGGGAAATATGCCCTAAAATCTATTGTGGCTGAAATTGACAGAAAAGTTGTTGAATTGGGGTCCATTGGAG GTCAACTGCTCACAAGATTTTCAGAAAAAGGGGTTTCATACCGTGTAACGACAAATCCAATCGAAAGATCTATTGTATGGACTATGGTTGCTCCGGAAGAAATCTCTGCG atttcatctgaaagaattaaGGTTCCTTATGTGTTAATTATATACGAGGCCGAGGAGTTCTGTAATGAAATTGTGAATGAGTCTCTTTTGGATCATATCCAGGGTGTTCAACGCCTTTATCCTCATCATACTATTTGTTATCTAACAAATAGGCTTATGGCCTACATCAATAAAAG GGAACAAGCACAGTACAAGAATCCTGCCAGCAGCTTTGGTTGGAGGCGCCCTGCGATAGAGGAG GTTTTATCAAAATTAGCCACTGATTTTTTCAAAGTACATTCAAGGCAGTGTGTTGATGAAGCTGAATTGGCTGAACACGTAGTTGGTTTAACATGCAGCCTCGCCTCTTGCCAATTTAG GAAAAAGTTGACTAGGTTATCTGTCAATGCTAATGGATCCATTATTCCTAACGATTGTATTGACAAGAGTTTGATAAAGAAAAACTTGTG GCTGAAGGCGCTGATAGCCATACCCAAGGTACAACCAAGGTTTGCCATGGCTATATGGAAGAAATACCCCACGATGAAATCTCTTTTGAGAGTTTACATGGACCCTACTAAATCT GTGTACGAGAAGGAATTTTTGCTCAAGGACTTGATACTGGAAGGCTTATTTGGTGATGATAGGAGATTGGGTGAAGTTTGTTCCAAGAGAATATACAGAATACTAATGGCTCAATGTGGGAGTATCAAAACAGAAGACGTTGAAAACGGCGCCGATTTCTTTAGCTACTCCTCTGCTACTTGA
- the LOC140964805 gene encoding protein BONZAI 3-like isoform X1, whose translation MGNCFSDVKGGQQAIGGTSAGEGHNDAVDFFFKARGQQPLYTPIQLSLSASKLLDCDITSKSDPMAVVYSKKRDGKLEELGRTEVILNNLNPAWVRKINITYQFETVQTLIFHVYDVDTKYHNVPVKELQLKSQDFLGEASCVVSEIVTKRDRSLTLNIKASHGLKNLGTLIVHAEETAVSRNVVEMTFHCKNLENKDLFSKSDPFLRISRFMEMGGSIPICKTEVVNNNLNPVWKSVSLTMQQFMSKENPLLIECFDFNSSGNHVLIGKLQKSISELETLYRSKAGANLISPSSGLGHHEKVLQGKIFIERYVEKQMYSFLDYISSGFELNFMVSVDFTASNGNPQSPDSLHHIHPLGHLNAYQQAILEVGEVIQFYDSDRRFNAWGFGGRLPNGSVSHCFNLNGSLTDFEVEGVEGIMAAYASALRNVVLAGPTLFGQVITKAAEIAAHSVSCRHAKYYVLLIITDGVITDLQETMDCLVRASDLPLSILVVGVGSADFKAMEILDADNGRRLESSTGRIATRDIVQFVPMRQVLHDGGGSVVQALLEELPSQFLSYVRSRDIIPLNADPANEADS comes from the exons ATGGGCAATTGCTTCTCTGATGTGAAAGGTGGTCAGCAGGCGATTGGTGGTACCAGCGCCGGTGAGGGGCATAACGACGCGGTGGACTTCTTCTTCAAGGCCAGAGGTCAGCAACCCCTTTACACGCCCATACAG TTATCTCTTTCAGCTTCTAAGCTTCTTGATTGTGATATCACATCAAAG AGCGATCCCATGGCAGTGGTTTACTCCAAGAAAAGGGATGGGAAACTCGAGGAACTTGGTCGAACTGAAGTAATATTAAACAATCTCAATCCTGCTTGGGTTCGGAAGATTAATATTACTTATCAATTTGAGACTGTTCAAACATTGAT CTTTCACGTGTATGATGTTGACACAAAATATCATAATGTCCCTGTCAAG GAGCTGCAGTTAAAAAGTCAGGATTTTCTAGGCGAAGcaagttgtgttgtatcagag ATTGTGACTAAACGGGATCGGAGTTTAACCTTGAATATTAAAGCCAGCCATGGTTTAAAAAACTTGGGGACGCTTATTGTTCATGCAGAGGAGACAGCTGTTTCAAGGAATGTTGTGGAGATGACATTTCATTGCAAGAATCTTGAAAATAAGGACCTATTTTCCAAAAGT GATCCTTTCTTAAGAATCTCTAGGTTCATGGAGATGGGAGGTTCTATTCCAATTTGTAAGACAGAAGTCGTGAACAACAACTTGAATCCTGTTTGGAAATCTGTCTCTCTAACCATGCAACAATTCATGAGCAAG GAGAACCCATTGTTGATCGAGTGCTTTGATTTCAATAGCAGTGGAAATCATGTGCTTATTGG aaaattacaaaaatcgATTTCTGAATTGGAAACCCTGTACCGAAGCAAAGCTGGTGCAAATTTAATCTCTCCATCTTCTGGATTAGGGCACCATGAAAAG GTCCTGCAGGGTAAAATTTTTATCGAAAGATATGTTGAAAAACAAATGTACAGCTTCCTTGACTACATCTCCAGTGGATTTGAACTAAATTTCATGGTTTCTGTTGACTTTACTG CTTCAAATGGAAATCCCCAAAGTCCAGATTCTCTGCATCACATTCATCCTTTAGGCCACCTGAACGCTTACCAACAG GCTATATTGGAGGTTGGGGAGGTCATACAATTCTATGATTCAGATAGACGTTTTAATGCTTGGGGATTTGGTGGAAGACTTCCCAACGGCTCAGTCTCTCATTGTTTCAACTTGAATGGAAGCCTGACAGATTTTGAG GTGGAAGGCGTTGAAGGTATCATGGCTGCTTATGCGAGTGCCTTGCGTAATGTTGTTCTTGCAGGACCAACACTATTCGGCCAAGTGATAACTAAAGCCGCTGAGATAGCAGCTCATTCTGTTTCTTGCCGCCATGCTAAATATTATGTGTTATTGATTATTACG GATGGCGTAATAACTGATCTTCAAGAAACCATGGATTGCCTTGTCAGGGCATCTGACCTCCCACTTTCAATCCTTGTTGTTGGAGTTGGTAGTGCTGATTTCAAAGCAATGGAg ATTCTTGATGCTGACAATGGACGTCGATTAGAGAGTTCAACCGGAAGGATAGCTACACGAGATATAGTTCAGTTTGTTCCAATGCGTCAAGTGCTGCATG ACGGGGGAGGTTCAGTGGTTCAGGCACTTCTCGAGGAGCTACCGTCTCAGTTTCTATCCTATGTACGCAGTAGAGATATCATACCATTGAATGCTGACCCAGCAAATGAAGCTGATTCTTAA